A DNA window from Linepithema humile isolate Giens D197 chromosome 6, Lhum_UNIL_v1.0, whole genome shotgun sequence contains the following coding sequences:
- the BBS5 gene encoding Bardet-Biedl syndrome 5 protein homolog isoform X2 — protein MWHDSEVRFDISHSNMQLRVGELTVDKLEMIEDTKGNPGDFGKLIVTNLRVIWHSSSLPRINLSVGYNTFITVNTRILSMIHGGHTQALHILTSFRNCRYEFIFTNHDTKSTRHYTSVIGVYRAYVSSKIYREIKLRSGIIRENRLDLLPQEKVHSSIQDVWNLSVEQGNIGTFIITNIRLVWYADVNHQFNVSIPYLTIGNITIRTSKFGPTLVILSTEASGGYILGFRVNPLQQLHITHKEISILRSEFEKFPIFGVEYTFEHQPPSQKEISVEQFTEIQDNQAEISNVFGYYFSEGETGQRKPNFSIHLGLAAEDPREGSTLQSLWELVPSS, from the exons ATGTGGCACGATAGTGAAGTCCGATTCGATATTTCTCActc CAACATGCAACTACGAGTCGGTGAGCTCACTGTTGATAAACTCGAGATGATAGAAGACACGAAGGGCAACCCCGGAGACTTCGGAAAACTAATTGTCACAAACTTGAGAGTCATCTGGCATTCCTCGTCTTTACCACGAATCAATTTAA GCGTCGGCTACAATACATTTATCACGGTGAACACGAGAATTCTTTCAATG ATTCATGGCGGACATACACAAGCTCTTCATATACTGACTTCGTTTCGGAATTGTCGAtacgaatttatatttacaaatcaCGACACTAAAAGTACGAGACACTACACTTCGGTCATAGGCGTTTACAG AGCTTACGTATCGTCGAAGATCTACAGAGAAATCAAACTAAGAAGCGGCATCATACGTGAGAATCGACTGGACCTGTTGCCTCAAGAAAAAGTGCATTCCTCCATACAAGATGTCTGGAATTTGTCCGTCGAACAG GGAAATATCGgaacttttattataacaaatatacgTTTGGTGTGGTATGCGGATGTAAATCATCAGTTCAACGTGTCGATACCTTATCTTACAATTGGAAAT ATTACTATTAGAACATCAAAATTTGGACCGACTTTAGTCATTTTAAGTACGGAGGCCAGTGGAGGATATATCTTAGGTTTCCGCGTTAATCCTCTGCAACAGCTTCACATCACTCACAAAGAGATCTCGATTCTCCGTTCGGAATTTGAAAAGTTTCCCATTTTCGGCGTGGAATACACGTTTGAGCATCAG CCACCTTCACAAAAGGAAATTAGTGTGGAACAATTCACTGAGATACAGGATAATCAAGCTGAAATATCAAATGTGTTTGGTTATTACTTTTCCGAGGGGGAAACAGGTCAGAGGAAGCCAAATTTCTCGATTCACTTGGGACTCGCGGCAGAAGATCCGAGAGAAGGAAGTACACTGCAGAGTTTGTGGGAACTCGTACCGTCGTCTTAA
- the LOC105673212 gene encoding odorant receptor 13a-like isoform X2 — MENYMEYANLEEQNVFQRYVNKCKLFYGMTMSVLTVTLIAMIFGPLLLSQPFPIEVEYPFYVDVQPIKTIIYLHHVMAVYQSYVQVCGNIFIALLLWFVAARFEILCHNFRKVTNISEFLMCVELHQHLLRYAKDVTMTVRYIALTSIVFSTVAVVFSGLTFLSRQPLTIKAQFLTIGASSLVEVFICAWPADYILRMSNNVGHAAYDSSWYNKEIMLQKDLPYLIMRCQQPVTVTVPCMLPTLSLNYYASYLSTTFSYLTTFRAIFAVEDGLQI, encoded by the exons atggaaaattatatgGAGTATGCGAACTTGGAGGAGCAAAATGTGTTTCAACgttatgttaataaatgtaaattattttacggaATGACAATGAGTGTACTGACTGTAACTTTGATTGCTATGATCTTTGGACCGTTGCTGCTATCGCAACCTTTTCCAATCGAAGTAGAATATCCATTTTACGTGGACGTACAACCGATAAAGACAATCATTTATTTGCATCACGTAATGGCCGTATATCAAAGTTACGTGCAAGTATGTGGTAACATCTTCATAGCTCTTTTGCTTTGGTTCGTAGCGGCAAGATTTGAGATTTTGTGCCACAATTTTCGAAAAGTTACAAATATCTCAGAATTTCTCATGTGCGTAGAGCTGCATCAACATTTATTACG ATACGCGAAGGATGTTACTATGACAGTTCGATATATAGCATTGACATCAATAGTGTTTAGCACTGTAGCAGTAGTATTTAGTGGTCTTACTTTTTTGAGT CGACAACCATTAACTATAAAGGCCCAATTTTTGACAATCGGCGCATCTTCACTTGTAGAAGTCTTCATCTGCGCGTGGCCAGCTGATTACATATTACGCATG AGCAATAATGTTGGCCACGCTGCATATGATTCATCATGGtacaataaagaaataatgttacaaaaggATTTACCTTACCTCATAATGCGATGCCAGCAGCCTGTAACTGTTACTGTTCCATGTATGCTACCGACACTTTCACTCAATTATTATGCTTCT TATTTGTCAACAACGTTTTCCTATTTGACAACGTTTCGGGCAATATTTGCCGTGGAGGATGGATTACAAATATGA
- the LOC105673212 gene encoding odorant receptor 49b-like isoform X1 yields the protein MQAKRSICKCFLYSSSDFFSTNSWKNIVKHSNAKRIEASILIVQETVIMKEREILTIQKIIAFLKVDLTFACCWPLSVEATKSQKIRNKIFRWFCCLNSLLMSVSLMYTLSRQCDMFLVMKVGCELSAFLQIPIQIMLFTFQNDRLQVVIYEMENYMEYANLEEQNVFQRYVNKCKLFYGMTMSVLTVTLIAMIFGPLLLSQPFPIEVEYPFYVDVQPIKTIIYLHHVMAVYQSYVQVCGNIFIALLLWFVAARFEILCHNFRKVTNISEFLMCVELHQHLLRYAKDVTMTVRYIALTSIVFSTVAVVFSGLTFLSRQPLTIKAQFLTIGASSLVEVFICAWPADYILRMSNNVGHAAYDSSWYNKEIMLQKDLPYLIMRCQQPVTVTVPCMLPTLSLNYYASYLSTTFSYLTTFRAIFAVEDGLQI from the exons ATGCAAGCTAAGCGTTCGATATGCAAGTGTTTTCTTTACTCGTCGagcgattttttttctacgaatTCTTGGAAAAATATCGTGAAGCATTCGAACGCAAAACGTATTGAAGCGTCTATATTAATAGTACAAGAAACTGTTAttatgaaagagagagaaatattgaCGATACAAAAgattattgcttttttaaaaGTAGACTTAACGTTTGCCTGCTGTTGGCCACTTTCAGTGGAGGCCACTAAGTCGCAAAAAATTCGTAACAAGATATTTCGGTGGTTTTGCTGTTTAAATAGCTTGCTGATGTCAGTATCATTGATGTATACGTTAAGCCGCCAGTGTGATATGTTTCTCGTTATGAAAGTGGGCTGCGAATTAAGTGCCTTTCTACAAATTCCAATACAGATTATGTTATTCACGTTTCAAAATGATCGTTTGCAA GTCGTGATATAtgaaatggaaaattatatgGAGTATGCGAACTTGGAGGAGCAAAATGTGTTTCAACgttatgttaataaatgtaaattattttacggaATGACAATGAGTGTACTGACTGTAACTTTGATTGCTATGATCTTTGGACCGTTGCTGCTATCGCAACCTTTTCCAATCGAAGTAGAATATCCATTTTACGTGGACGTACAACCGATAAAGACAATCATTTATTTGCATCACGTAATGGCCGTATATCAAAGTTACGTGCAAGTATGTGGTAACATCTTCATAGCTCTTTTGCTTTGGTTCGTAGCGGCAAGATTTGAGATTTTGTGCCACAATTTTCGAAAAGTTACAAATATCTCAGAATTTCTCATGTGCGTAGAGCTGCATCAACATTTATTACG ATACGCGAAGGATGTTACTATGACAGTTCGATATATAGCATTGACATCAATAGTGTTTAGCACTGTAGCAGTAGTATTTAGTGGTCTTACTTTTTTGAGT CGACAACCATTAACTATAAAGGCCCAATTTTTGACAATCGGCGCATCTTCACTTGTAGAAGTCTTCATCTGCGCGTGGCCAGCTGATTACATATTACGCATG AGCAATAATGTTGGCCACGCTGCATATGATTCATCATGGtacaataaagaaataatgttacaaaaggATTTACCTTACCTCATAATGCGATGCCAGCAGCCTGTAACTGTTACTGTTCCATGTATGCTACCGACACTTTCACTCAATTATTATGCTTCT TATTTGTCAACAACGTTTTCCTATTTGACAACGTTTCGGGCAATATTTGCCGTGGAGGATGGATTACAAATATGA
- the BBS5 gene encoding Bardet-Biedl syndrome 5 protein homolog isoform X1, whose protein sequence is MRLFVSCFMFAVLSVNMQLRVGELTVDKLEMIEDTKGNPGDFGKLIVTNLRVIWHSSSLPRINLSVGYNTFITVNTRILSMIHGGHTQALHILTSFRNCRYEFIFTNHDTKSTRHYTSVIGVYRAYVSSKIYREIKLRSGIIRENRLDLLPQEKVHSSIQDVWNLSVEQGNIGTFIITNIRLVWYADVNHQFNVSIPYLTIGNITIRTSKFGPTLVILSTEASGGYILGFRVNPLQQLHITHKEISILRSEFEKFPIFGVEYTFEHQPPSQKEISVEQFTEIQDNQAEISNVFGYYFSEGETGQRKPNFSIHLGLAAEDPREGSTLQSLWELVPSS, encoded by the exons ATGCGGCTGTTCGTTTCCTGCTTCATGTTTGCAGTTTTGTCAGT CAACATGCAACTACGAGTCGGTGAGCTCACTGTTGATAAACTCGAGATGATAGAAGACACGAAGGGCAACCCCGGAGACTTCGGAAAACTAATTGTCACAAACTTGAGAGTCATCTGGCATTCCTCGTCTTTACCACGAATCAATTTAA GCGTCGGCTACAATACATTTATCACGGTGAACACGAGAATTCTTTCAATG ATTCATGGCGGACATACACAAGCTCTTCATATACTGACTTCGTTTCGGAATTGTCGAtacgaatttatatttacaaatcaCGACACTAAAAGTACGAGACACTACACTTCGGTCATAGGCGTTTACAG AGCTTACGTATCGTCGAAGATCTACAGAGAAATCAAACTAAGAAGCGGCATCATACGTGAGAATCGACTGGACCTGTTGCCTCAAGAAAAAGTGCATTCCTCCATACAAGATGTCTGGAATTTGTCCGTCGAACAG GGAAATATCGgaacttttattataacaaatatacgTTTGGTGTGGTATGCGGATGTAAATCATCAGTTCAACGTGTCGATACCTTATCTTACAATTGGAAAT ATTACTATTAGAACATCAAAATTTGGACCGACTTTAGTCATTTTAAGTACGGAGGCCAGTGGAGGATATATCTTAGGTTTCCGCGTTAATCCTCTGCAACAGCTTCACATCACTCACAAAGAGATCTCGATTCTCCGTTCGGAATTTGAAAAGTTTCCCATTTTCGGCGTGGAATACACGTTTGAGCATCAG CCACCTTCACAAAAGGAAATTAGTGTGGAACAATTCACTGAGATACAGGATAATCAAGCTGAAATATCAAATGTGTTTGGTTATTACTTTTCCGAGGGGGAAACAGGTCAGAGGAAGCCAAATTTCTCGATTCACTTGGGACTCGCGGCAGAAGATCCGAGAGAAGGAAGTACACTGCAGAGTTTGTGGGAACTCGTACCGTCGTCTTAA
- the adp gene encoding WD and tetratricopeptide repeats protein 1, producing MFPCTQKKDNRVLDLIRQREIQDSTTHTILQKLHVTENLISRLGLEKELNGHTGCVNCLEWNETGEVLASASDDKDIILWDPFRYEKKLVLHSGHRGNIFSVKFMPKSNDSVLVSGAGDCRVRIHDLTLSEPIFTCKCHKQRIKRVATVPSIPFLFWSAGEDGLFLQYDIRTPHACRSNDHSVLVNLVYHMGRYAEGKCIAVNPRKPELVAIGANDAYIRMYDRRMIKLSQIPPSPTIQDNSDWANVSMYRAGKGDPDDNIPLGSVQYFIADHLHSRDGNRSITTTYLTFSDDGNELLVNMGGEQIYLFDINDSNNSRTFFGSKRYSESTEQSQEQNDVCSMEDLTDKNVKILPSHVEELKRQANEGFEQQKYSLAINLYNKAISHCPTAAVLFANRAAAYMKRAWDGDIYAALRDCKVTLLLDPEHVKAHFRLARCLFDLNRSIEADKVLKNFQQKFPEYASNSACRALKMDIKEAIDAGKDVTQTNQTFYPISEYEQEWRRNTIDYKMRFCGHCNTTTDIKEANFFGNNGQYIVAGSDDGSFFIWDRNTTNIVRVLRGDDRIVNCLQPHPSTCLLATSGIDPVIRLWSPWPEDGSVNEREIQNLDDAASANQVRMNSDPFELMLMNMGYRFPVSQHEFSDEDGEDQHDQPITQALNCRPS from the exons atgtttcctTGTACTCAGAAGAAGGACAATAGGGTCCTGGATTTGATACGGCAAAGAGAAATACAA GATTCAACAACGCATACAATTCTACAAAAGTTACATGTTACGGAAAATCTAATATCGCGTTTAGGTTTAGAAAAGGAATTAAATGGTCATACAGGCTGCGTTAATTGTTTAGAATGGAACGAGACTGGAGA AGTTCTTGCATCGGCTTCGGATGACAAGGATATCATATTATGGGACCCTTTCCGTTATGAAAAGAAATTGGTACTTCACTCTGGTCATCGTGGAAATATATTCTCTGTAAAg TTTATGCCAAAATCAAATGACAGTGTACTGGTGTCAGGTGCAGGGGACTGCAGAGTTCGGATACACGATCTTACGCTCTCCGAGCCGATATTCACGTGCAAATGCCACAAGCAGCGTATCAAACGCGTCGCCACCGTGCCCAGTATACCTTTCTTGTTCTGGAGCGCGGGTGAGGACGGTCTCTTCCTGCAATACGACATTCGTACGCCACACGCTTGCAGGAGTAACGACCACAGTGTGCTCGTGAATTTGGTGTATCATATGGGTCGTTATGCGGAAGGCAAATGCATTGCTGTGAACCCGAGGAAGCCTGAACTCGTAGCCATTGGAGCGAATGATGCATATATTCGGATGTATGATCGACGAATGATAAAGCTGTCACAG ATTCCACCGTCTCCCACGATACAAGATAACTCGGACTGGGCTAACGTCAGCATGTATCGAGCAGGCAAGGGCGATCCGGATGACAATATTCCACTGGGTAGCGTGCAGTACTTTATCGCGG ACCATCTGCACTCCCGTGACGGTAACAGAAGCATCACGACTACTTACCTGACATTCAGCGACGACGGAAATGAATTGCTCGTGAATATGGGTGGCGAACAGATCTACTTGTTCGATATCAATGATTCGAACAACTCGAGAACCTTTTTTGGATCCAAAAGATATTCAG AATCAACCGAGCAAAGCCAGGAACAAAATGATGTCTGTAGTATGGAAGATCTCACggataaaaatgtcaaaatattgCCATCTCACGTTGAAGAATTAAAGCGCCAA GCAAACGAAGGTTTTgaacaacaaaaatattcattagcaattaatttgtataataaagcAATTTCTCACTGTCCAACGGCGGCGGTATTGTTTGCCAATCGAGCAGCTGCTTATATGAAACGTGCTTG GGACGGCGATATTTATGCCGCTTTACGAGATTGCAAGGTGACGTTACTTCTCGATCCGGAACATGTAAAAGCTCATTTTAG ATTGGCGCGTTGTCTGTTTGATTTAAATCGATCCATCGAAGCTGACAAAGTGCTCAAGAATTTCCAACAAAAATTTCCAGAATATGCATCTAATTCAGCATGCAGAGCGTTAAAAATGGATATAAAAGAAGCTATTGACGCCG GAAAGGATGTTACGCAAACCAATCAGACATTTTATCCAATATCGGAATACGAGCAAGAATGGAGACGTAACACAATCGATTACAAAATGAGATTCTGCGGCCATTGTAATACCACGACTGACATAAAGGAGGCGAACTTTTTcggaaa CAATGGTCAGTACATAGTAGCTGGCTCAGACGATGGTTCCTTCTTCATTTGGGATCGTAATACCACCAATATTGTGCGTGTACTACGAGGAGATGACAGGATTGTCAATTGTTTACAACCACATCCATCCACGTGCTTGCTAGCTACTAGCGGCATTGATCCAGTAATCCGGTTATGGAGCCCATGGCCAGAG GATGGTAGTGTAAATGAGagagaaattcaaaatttggaCGATGCTGCGTCGGCCAACCAAGTGCGCATGAACAGTGATCCGTTTGAGCTAATGCTCATGAACATGGGATACAGATTTCCCGTTTCCCAGCATGAATTTAGCGATGAAGACGGTGAGGATCAGCACGACCAGCCGATAACGCAAGCTTTAAATTGTAGGCCAAGCTAA
- the BBS5 gene encoding Bardet-Biedl syndrome 5 protein homolog isoform X3 produces MQLRVGELTVDKLEMIEDTKGNPGDFGKLIVTNLRVIWHSSSLPRINLSVGYNTFITVNTRILSMIHGGHTQALHILTSFRNCRYEFIFTNHDTKSTRHYTSVIGVYRAYVSSKIYREIKLRSGIIRENRLDLLPQEKVHSSIQDVWNLSVEQGNIGTFIITNIRLVWYADVNHQFNVSIPYLTIGNITIRTSKFGPTLVILSTEASGGYILGFRVNPLQQLHITHKEISILRSEFEKFPIFGVEYTFEHQPPSQKEISVEQFTEIQDNQAEISNVFGYYFSEGETGQRKPNFSIHLGLAAEDPREGSTLQSLWELVPSS; encoded by the exons ATGCAACTACGAGTCGGTGAGCTCACTGTTGATAAACTCGAGATGATAGAAGACACGAAGGGCAACCCCGGAGACTTCGGAAAACTAATTGTCACAAACTTGAGAGTCATCTGGCATTCCTCGTCTTTACCACGAATCAATTTAA GCGTCGGCTACAATACATTTATCACGGTGAACACGAGAATTCTTTCAATG ATTCATGGCGGACATACACAAGCTCTTCATATACTGACTTCGTTTCGGAATTGTCGAtacgaatttatatttacaaatcaCGACACTAAAAGTACGAGACACTACACTTCGGTCATAGGCGTTTACAG AGCTTACGTATCGTCGAAGATCTACAGAGAAATCAAACTAAGAAGCGGCATCATACGTGAGAATCGACTGGACCTGTTGCCTCAAGAAAAAGTGCATTCCTCCATACAAGATGTCTGGAATTTGTCCGTCGAACAG GGAAATATCGgaacttttattataacaaatatacgTTTGGTGTGGTATGCGGATGTAAATCATCAGTTCAACGTGTCGATACCTTATCTTACAATTGGAAAT ATTACTATTAGAACATCAAAATTTGGACCGACTTTAGTCATTTTAAGTACGGAGGCCAGTGGAGGATATATCTTAGGTTTCCGCGTTAATCCTCTGCAACAGCTTCACATCACTCACAAAGAGATCTCGATTCTCCGTTCGGAATTTGAAAAGTTTCCCATTTTCGGCGTGGAATACACGTTTGAGCATCAG CCACCTTCACAAAAGGAAATTAGTGTGGAACAATTCACTGAGATACAGGATAATCAAGCTGAAATATCAAATGTGTTTGGTTATTACTTTTCCGAGGGGGAAACAGGTCAGAGGAAGCCAAATTTCTCGATTCACTTGGGACTCGCGGCAGAAGATCCGAGAGAAGGAAGTACACTGCAGAGTTTGTGGGAACTCGTACCGTCGTCTTAA
- the LOC105673052 gene encoding pre-mRNA-splicing factor RBM22: MATSKTTNTYNRQNWEDAEFPILCQTCLGDNPYIRMTKERYGKECKICMRPFTVFRWCPGARMRFKKTEVCQTCSRLKNVCQTCLLDLEYGLPIQVRDAALKIKDDLPRSDVNKEYYVQNIDNEIGKIDPTTPAGAVGKSAAASDLLMKLARTSPYYKRNRPHICSFWVKGECKRGEECPYRHEKPTDPDDPLADQNIKDRYYGVNDPVADKLMRRAAAMPKLDPPEDKSITTLYIGNLGDVLTEKQLRDHFYQYGEIRSVTMVPRQQCAFIQYTQRSAAEAAAERTFNKLILGGRRLTIKWGRSQGRQTVSAAEATREILEPVPGLPGALPPPPPESMGNNFFNLQTSPGMMPPMMIPPPTVAPQFMFQSQMAAAAVAAAATPIFPPGTTPIHYPSQDPSRMGTSQGIGKPWPED, translated from the exons ATGGCCACGTCAAAAACTACTAATACATATAACAGACAAAATTGGGAAGATGCG gAATTTCCGATACTGTGTCAGACATGTTTAGGAGATAATCCATATATTCGCATG acaaagGAGAGATATGGAAAAGAATGCAAAATATGCATGCGGCCTTTTACAGTGTTCAGATGGTGTCCTGGAGCGAGAATGCGATTCAAGAAGACCGAGGTTTGTCAGACATGTAGTCGTTTGAAGAACGTCTGTCAGACATGCTTGTTAGATTTGGAATATGGCCTGCCTATCCAAGTACGTGATGCTGCTTTGAAGATTAAGGATGATCTACCACGCTCCGATGTGAATAAGGAATACtatgtacaaaatatcgaCAATGAGATTGGCAAGATCGATCCGACGACGCCAGCTGGTGCCGTCGGCAAATCCGCTGCAGCTAGCGATCTGCTGATGAAGCTGGCACGAACGAGTCCTTACTACAAGCGCAATCGACCACATATCTGCTCATTCTGGGTGAAGGGCGAATGTAAGCGCGGCGAGGAATGTCCATATAGACACGAGAAGCCGACGGATCCCGACGATCCACTGGCTGATCAGAACATTAAAGATCGTTACTATGGTGTGAACGATCCGGTGGCGGACAAGCTGATGCGCCGTGCAGCAGCCATGCCGAAACTTGACCCGCCCGAGGACAAGTCCATTACTACACTGTACATCGGCAATCTGGGTGATGTCCTAACGGAGAAGCAGTTACGCGATCATTTTTACCAGTACGGCGAGATCCGCTCGGTGACAATGGTGCCGCGTCAGCAGTGCGCCTTCATTCAGTATACACAGAGGAGTGCCGCCGAGGCGGCGGCCGAAAGGACATTTAACAAGCTGATACTGGGCGGTAGACGGCTAACAATAAAGTGGGGCCGCTCCCAGGGTCGGCAGACCGTGTCCGCGGCAGAGGCGACCAGGGAGATCCTCGAACCCGTTCCGGGATTACCCGGAGcgttgccgccgccgccgccggagAGCATGGGCAACAATTTCTTCAATCTGCAGACCAGTCCGGGTATGATGCCGCCAATGATGATTCCGCCGCCGACAGTCGCTCCTCAATTCATGTTCCAATCGCAAATGGCAGCCGCGGCCGTCGCCGCAGCCGCGACGCCGATCTTCCCGCCGGGAACGACTCCCATACACTATCCGAGCCAGGATCCATCCAGAATGGGCACGTCGCAGGGTATAGGCAAACCTTGGCCGGAAGATTAA